Proteins from a single region of Acidimicrobiales bacterium:
- a CDS encoding PaaI family thioesterase, translating to MSLPPDPRVAYTVGDPVETEHRALKHALVGECRRVIDHIALLDPERAGAAELARLTDETRVLADRLESMPSLRRFGGLATSGPDDAALLERSGVSGRSNPLAPPLQFEMSDGITRGHAVYTTPYEGPPGCLHGGFVAAAFDDMMGFAQMASGFAGYTGTLTVKMRRPTPLDCRIDFEAGLDRVDGRKIFCWGKSWDGDTLLCEATILFIAPKGGLMPS from the coding sequence ATGAGCCTGCCCCCCGACCCCCGGGTCGCCTACACCGTTGGTGACCCGGTCGAGACCGAGCACCGTGCCCTCAAGCACGCCCTGGTGGGCGAGTGCCGACGTGTCATCGACCACATCGCCCTCCTCGATCCGGAGCGCGCCGGCGCCGCCGAGTTGGCGCGGCTGACCGACGAGACGCGCGTCCTCGCCGACCGGTTGGAGTCGATGCCGTCCCTCCGCCGCTTCGGTGGCCTGGCCACCTCCGGCCCCGACGACGCGGCCCTGCTGGAGCGCAGCGGTGTCAGCGGGCGAAGCAACCCCCTCGCCCCTCCGCTCCAGTTCGAGATGAGCGACGGCATCACCCGGGGCCACGCCGTGTACACCACCCCCTACGAGGGCCCCCCGGGCTGCCTACACGGCGGCTTCGTGGCTGCCGCCTTCGACGACATGATGGGCTTCGCCCAGATGGCCTCGGGCTTCGCCGGTTACACGGGTACGCTCACGGTCAAGATGCGACGGCCGACCCCTCTCGACTGCCGCATCGACTTCGAAGCCGGGCTCGACCGGGTGGACGGGCGAAAGATCTTCTGCTGGGGCAAGTCGTGGGACGGAGACACCCTCTTGTGCGAGGCCACCATCCTCTTCATCGCCCCGAAGGGTGGTCTGATGCCAAGCTAG
- a CDS encoding amidohydrolase family protein: MLDIVIKGGTVVDGTGNPSYTADVGVRDGKIVEVGAITEQAGQVLDADGALVTPGWVDVHTHYDGQVTWDDALEPSATNGVTTLVMGNCGVGFAPVRPSDHDALIDLMEGVEDIPGSALSVGMPWGQWETFGEYLDLLDRRSYAIDIAAQVAHGAVRFYVMGERGAANENASAEDLAAMAAVVEEALFAGAVGFSTSRTVGHRARSGRPVPGTFAAEEELLALAGALRSAGRGVFEAILAGTIGGLGGRETTKQIDEVRLLDSVSHASGRPVTFTVAQLFEDCDHWRLVLDAATEANRNGSTLRPQVIPRSVTIMTNLDTYHLFMGRPTYRKLAHLPLAQRVAEMRRPEVREAILAEPDPTIESGDFSAVLIGLLVTALPLTFPLSDPVDYEPSLDQSVYAQAAAVGKDPVAHMYDLLLADEGKAFYALLGSNFVGGTLDACREMMLDPYTVTGLGDAGAHVNLISDCSASTFHLTHWARDRTRGEQLPVELLVHKLSGANAALYGFADRGTITGGKRADLNVIDMDGLRILPPEARYDLPSGASRILQPSYGYLATLVNGVITRQDDTDSGERPGRLARSTA; this comes from the coding sequence GTGCTCGACATAGTGATCAAGGGCGGCACCGTCGTCGACGGAACGGGCAACCCGTCGTATACCGCCGATGTCGGCGTGCGCGATGGCAAGATCGTCGAGGTCGGCGCCATCACCGAGCAGGCCGGGCAAGTGCTCGACGCCGATGGCGCGCTCGTCACGCCAGGTTGGGTGGACGTCCATACTCACTACGACGGCCAGGTCACCTGGGACGACGCCTTGGAGCCGTCCGCGACCAACGGCGTGACGACGCTCGTCATGGGCAATTGCGGGGTCGGTTTCGCCCCCGTGCGCCCGAGCGACCACGACGCCTTGATCGACCTCATGGAAGGCGTCGAAGACATACCCGGCTCGGCGCTCAGTGTCGGGATGCCGTGGGGGCAGTGGGAGACCTTCGGGGAGTATCTCGACCTGCTCGACCGGCGAAGTTACGCGATCGACATCGCCGCCCAGGTCGCGCACGGGGCGGTGCGGTTCTACGTGATGGGCGAGCGCGGCGCGGCCAACGAGAACGCCTCGGCCGAAGACCTGGCTGCCATGGCTGCGGTCGTAGAGGAAGCACTCTTCGCCGGCGCCGTCGGATTCTCGACCTCGCGCACGGTCGGACACCGGGCCCGTTCGGGCCGACCAGTGCCGGGGACGTTTGCTGCTGAAGAGGAGTTGTTGGCGCTCGCCGGAGCTCTGCGATCGGCGGGCAGGGGTGTCTTCGAGGCCATCCTGGCGGGCACCATCGGCGGGCTGGGTGGCCGCGAGACGACGAAACAGATCGACGAGGTGCGTCTGCTTGACTCGGTGTCGCACGCCAGCGGCCGCCCGGTGACGTTCACCGTCGCCCAGCTCTTCGAGGATTGTGATCACTGGCGACTCGTGCTCGACGCGGCCACAGAGGCCAACCGGAATGGGTCAACTCTGCGACCCCAGGTGATCCCTCGTTCGGTCACGATCATGACCAACCTCGACACCTACCACCTTTTCATGGGCAGGCCGACCTACCGCAAGCTCGCCCACCTGCCTCTAGCCCAGCGGGTCGCCGAGATGCGCCGACCCGAGGTGCGCGAGGCGATCCTCGCCGAACCCGACCCGACCATTGAATCAGGCGATTTCTCGGCGGTCCTCATAGGCCTGCTCGTCACCGCGCTCCCACTCACCTTCCCGCTGTCTGACCCCGTCGACTACGAACCCAGCCTCGACCAGTCGGTGTACGCCCAAGCCGCAGCCGTCGGCAAGGACCCCGTCGCCCACATGTACGACCTGCTGCTCGCCGACGAAGGCAAGGCCTTCTACGCCCTCCTCGGCTCCAACTTCGTCGGCGGCACCCTGGACGCGTGCCGCGAGATGATGCTCGACCCCTACACGGTGACCGGCTTGGGCGATGCCGGAGCTCACGTCAATCTGATCTCCGACTGCTCCGCATCGACGTTCCACCTCACTCACTGGGCCCGTGACCGCACCAGGGGCGAACAACTCCCGGTAGAGCTGCTCGTCCACAAGCTGAGCGGCGCCAACGCAGCCCTCTACGGATTTGCCGACCGCGGCACCATTACGGGCGGCAAGAGGGCTGACCTCAACGTCATCGACATGGACGGTCTGCGCATCCTCCCGCCCGAGGCGCGCTACGACCTGCCCTCGGGTGCCAGCCGCATCCTTCAACCCTCCTACGGCTACCTCGCCACTCTCGTCAACGGTGTCATCACCCGCCAAGACGACACCGACTCCGGCGAACGCCCAGGGCGGCTTGCCCGCAGCACCGCCTGA
- a CDS encoding steroid 3-ketoacyl-CoA thiolase translates to MGQPVIVEAVRTPIGKRNGVLSGLHAADILAAAQVEVVKRAGIDPADVEQVVGGCVTQAGEQASNVTRNAWLGAGLPFETAATTVDCQCGSSQQANHLVAGLVAAGAIDVGIACGIEAMSRVGLGMNVFNGPGIPRPEGYPADMPDQFGAAERIAERRGITRDEVDALALASQQHAARAQAEARFEREITPVEAPVVGPEGPTGTRQVVDRDQGPRETTAEGLAKLQPVREGGIHTAGNSSQISDGAAAVLWMSEERARAAGLRPRARIVAQALVGSEPYYHLDGPVDATRRVLAKAGMTMGDIDLFEVNEAFASVVLSWASVHQPDMDKVNVNGGAIALGHPVGATGSRLVTTVLHELERSDQTTALVSMCCGGALATGTILERI, encoded by the coding sequence ATGGGCCAGCCCGTGATCGTCGAGGCGGTGCGGACACCGATCGGCAAGCGCAACGGCGTGCTGTCGGGGCTCCACGCCGCCGACATCCTCGCCGCCGCCCAGGTCGAGGTCGTCAAGCGGGCGGGCATCGACCCCGCCGACGTGGAGCAGGTCGTCGGCGGCTGCGTCACGCAGGCCGGCGAGCAGGCGTCCAACGTCACCCGCAACGCGTGGCTGGGTGCCGGCCTGCCGTTCGAGACGGCAGCCACCACCGTGGACTGCCAGTGTGGGTCCTCGCAGCAGGCGAACCACCTCGTCGCCGGGCTGGTTGCTGCGGGGGCGATCGACGTGGGCATCGCCTGCGGCATCGAGGCCATGAGCCGGGTCGGCCTGGGCATGAACGTGTTCAACGGCCCCGGCATACCCCGCCCGGAGGGCTACCCCGCCGACATGCCCGATCAGTTCGGCGCGGCCGAGCGCATCGCCGAGCGTCGGGGCATCACCCGGGACGAGGTCGACGCGCTCGCCCTGGCGTCCCAGCAGCACGCTGCCCGGGCCCAGGCCGAGGCGCGCTTCGAGCGCGAGATCACCCCGGTCGAGGCGCCGGTCGTCGGCCCGGAGGGTCCGACCGGGACCCGCCAGGTGGTCGACCGCGACCAGGGACCCCGAGAGACGACGGCCGAGGGGCTGGCCAAGCTGCAGCCCGTCCGGGAGGGCGGCATTCACACCGCGGGCAACAGCTCGCAGATCTCAGACGGCGCCGCTGCCGTGCTGTGGATGTCCGAGGAGCGGGCCCGGGCTGCCGGGCTGCGGCCTCGGGCCCGCATCGTCGCCCAGGCCCTGGTCGGCTCCGAGCCCTACTACCACCTCGACGGCCCCGTCGACGCCACCCGCCGGGTGCTGGCCAAGGCGGGCATGACGATGGGCGACATCGACCTGTTCGAGGTCAATGAGGCGTTCGCGTCGGTCGTGTTGTCGTGGGCGAGCGTCCACCAACCGGACATGGACAAGGTGAACGTCAACGGCGGCGCCATCGCCCTCGGCCATCCCGTCGGCGCCACCGGCAGCCGGCTCGTGACCACCGTCCTGCACGAGCTGGAGCGGTCCGACCAGACCACCGCCCTGGTGTCGATGTGCTGTGGCGGCGCCCTGGCGACGGGGACGATCCTCGAGCGCATCTGA
- a CDS encoding acyl-CoA synthetase, which translates to MADLGFWSIATEDPDHLAVVNPDGTEISAGELLASANQLVHGLRQLGLEVGDSIAMVLPNSVEVFELYLAALQAGWYLIPINHHLVGPEIAYIVQDCDAKVFVAHERFADVCTAAAKELGFPEDRSFAVGSVPGFRSYTELKDRQPTALPSDRRTGTVMNYTSGTTGKPKGVRRQLPAADPEASAIASGGMLLLFGLQPHDDNVHICGSPLYHTAVLVFAGGALQLGHTVVVMDKWTPEGMLELIDRYRVTNSHMVPTQFHRLLALPDEAKARYNLSSLRHMVHAAAPCPIDIKRGMIEWWGPVIDEYYAASEGGGTMVLSEDWLKKPGTVGNAWPISEVVILNDEGKELPPNEIGTVYMAMPGVEFEYYKDRQKTESNRVGRFFTVGDIGYLDDDGYLFLRDRKADMIISGGANIYPAEIEAVLLGHPKVGDAAVFGIPHDDWGEEVKAVIEPAAGVEPSTGLADDILAFCAGRLARFKTPRSLDFVVEMPRDPNGKLYKRRLRDPYWEGRERAI; encoded by the coding sequence ATGGCAGACCTCGGATTCTGGAGCATCGCGACCGAAGATCCCGACCATCTGGCGGTGGTGAACCCCGACGGCACCGAGATCAGCGCCGGTGAGCTCCTCGCTTCGGCGAACCAGCTGGTGCACGGCCTGCGCCAGCTCGGCCTCGAGGTCGGCGACTCGATCGCCATGGTGCTGCCGAACAGCGTCGAGGTCTTCGAGCTGTATCTCGCCGCCCTGCAGGCCGGGTGGTACCTGATACCGATCAACCACCACCTCGTCGGGCCGGAGATCGCCTACATCGTCCAGGACTGCGACGCCAAGGTGTTCGTCGCCCACGAGCGCTTCGCCGATGTCTGCACGGCGGCCGCCAAGGAACTGGGCTTTCCGGAGGACCGGAGCTTCGCGGTGGGCTCCGTGCCCGGCTTTCGTTCGTACACCGAGCTCAAGGACCGACAGCCGACCGCCCTCCCCTCGGACCGCCGCACCGGGACGGTGATGAACTACACCTCGGGCACCACGGGCAAGCCCAAGGGGGTCCGGCGCCAGCTCCCCGCCGCAGACCCAGAAGCAAGCGCCATCGCGTCAGGCGGGATGCTGCTGTTGTTCGGCCTTCAGCCCCACGACGACAACGTCCACATCTGCGGCTCGCCGCTCTATCACACCGCCGTGCTGGTCTTCGCTGGAGGCGCGCTCCAGCTCGGCCACACCGTCGTGGTGATGGACAAGTGGACGCCCGAGGGCATGCTCGAGCTGATCGACCGGTACCGGGTCACCAACAGCCACATGGTGCCCACCCAGTTCCACCGCCTGCTGGCCCTCCCCGACGAGGCGAAGGCCAGGTACAACCTCTCGTCGCTGCGCCACATGGTCCACGCTGCCGCCCCCTGCCCGATCGACATCAAGCGGGGGATGATCGAGTGGTGGGGGCCGGTGATCGACGAGTACTACGCCGCCAGCGAGGGCGGGGGCACGATGGTCCTGTCCGAGGACTGGCTGAAGAAGCCGGGCACCGTCGGCAACGCGTGGCCGATCTCGGAGGTGGTGATCCTCAATGACGAGGGCAAGGAGCTGCCCCCGAACGAGATCGGCACCGTGTACATGGCCATGCCCGGCGTGGAGTTCGAGTACTACAAGGACCGGCAGAAGACTGAGAGCAACCGGGTGGGGCGCTTCTTCACCGTCGGCGACATCGGCTACCTCGACGACGACGGCTATCTCTTCCTCCGGGACCGCAAGGCCGACATGATCATCTCGGGCGGGGCCAACATCTACCCGGCCGAGATCGAGGCCGTCCTGCTCGGTCATCCGAAGGTCGGGGACGCTGCGGTGTTCGGGATCCCCCACGACGACTGGGGTGAGGAGGTAAAGGCCGTCATCGAGCCCGCCGCCGGCGTGGAGCCCTCTACCGGGCTGGCCGACGACATCCTGGCCTTCTGCGCCGGCAGGCTGGCCCGGTTCAAGACCCCGAGGTCGCTCGACTTCGTCGTCGAGATGCCGCGAGACCCCAACGGCAAGCTGTACAAGCGCCGGCTCCGAGACCCGTACTGGGAGGGGCGGGAGCGGGCCATCTGA
- a CDS encoding enoyl-CoA hydratase/isomerase family protein produces MAATDKVRLDLDGPIATITNANVDKQNAFDDEMDNRLWEILHELKGRPDLRAVIWRAEGKSWSSGRDVSTIGTLASAASHHELMSTGHRGIQQLWEMDAPVIVAIQGWAIGGSFQRALLCDIRIAAEDARFALPEVTYGVIPDTGGVGVLYQMCGHGLVSDMVLTGRRLSADEALGHGIVSRVVPRDELDATAREMAERIAAAPTATVKMARRVIARLARPEQRAAMGDELIYQTFVNKSDDYAEMRAARAENRAPKYRGS; encoded by the coding sequence ATGGCTGCGACCGACAAGGTCAGGCTGGACCTCGACGGGCCGATCGCCACCATCACCAACGCCAACGTCGACAAGCAGAACGCGTTCGACGACGAGATGGACAACCGGCTGTGGGAGATCCTCCACGAGCTGAAGGGACGTCCCGACCTGCGCGCCGTGATCTGGCGGGCCGAGGGGAAGTCGTGGTCGTCGGGCCGGGACGTGAGCACCATCGGCACGCTCGCCAGCGCGGCATCCCACCACGAGCTCATGTCCACCGGCCATCGCGGCATCCAGCAGCTCTGGGAGATGGACGCCCCGGTCATCGTCGCCATCCAGGGCTGGGCCATCGGTGGATCGTTCCAGCGTGCCCTGCTGTGCGACATCCGCATCGCCGCCGAGGACGCCCGGTTCGCGCTGCCCGAGGTGACCTACGGCGTGATCCCCGACACCGGAGGCGTGGGAGTGCTGTACCAGATGTGCGGTCACGGCCTCGTGAGCGACATGGTGCTCACCGGTCGACGCCTGTCGGCCGACGAGGCGCTGGGCCACGGCATCGTCTCGCGGGTCGTCCCCCGTGACGAGCTCGATGCCACTGCCCGCGAGATGGCGGAGCGGATCGCCGCCGCGCCGACAGCGACGGTGAAGATGGCGCGCCGTGTCATCGCCCGCTTGGCCCGGCCTGAGCAGCGGGCGGCCATGGGCGACGAGCTCATCTACCAGACGTTCGTCAACAAGAGCGACGACTACGCCGAGATGCGCGCCGCGCGGGCCGAGAACCGGGCGCCGAAGTACCGGGGGAGCTGA
- a CDS encoding nuclear transport factor 2 family protein gives MTQEIADRIEIDDLLTRYATAVDTRDWDLYQTVFTADALIDYTSSGGIRGGVAEMTKWLSDALSIFSMSQHLVTNRDIRVTGDTATSRSYFYNPMGRTKRDGTLDLMFVGGFYRDQLRRTANGWRIAERIQDTAWLSSAPGTTAAPGSR, from the coding sequence ATGACACAGGAGATCGCCGACCGGATCGAGATCGACGACCTTCTCACGCGGTACGCCACGGCGGTCGACACGAGGGACTGGGACCTCTACCAGACGGTGTTCACGGCGGACGCCCTCATCGACTACACCTCGTCGGGAGGGATCCGCGGTGGGGTGGCCGAGATGACCAAGTGGCTGTCCGACGCGCTGTCCATCTTCTCGATGAGCCAGCATCTGGTGACCAACCGCGACATCCGGGTGACAGGCGACACGGCGACAAGCCGCAGCTACTTCTACAACCCCATGGGCCGGACCAAGCGGGACGGCACCCTGGACCTGATGTTCGTCGGTGGCTTCTACCGCGACCAGCTGCGGCGGACCGCCAACGGGTGGCGGATCGCCGAGCGGATCCAGGACACGGCGTGGCTCAGCTCCGCGCCCGGCACCACCGCCGCGCCAGGATCGCGTTGA
- a CDS encoding amidohydrolase family protein, with product MLDCKIAGASVVDGTGSPRRRADVGIRDGMITAVGEVDEGARRTIDASGLVVAPGFIDIHTHYDAQLFWDPSASPSPYHGVTTVVGGNCGFSIAPLAPEHADYVRRMLAKVEGMPIEALEAGLDWDWRSYGDWLDRLDGSLMVNAGFLVGHSAVRRSVMGEAAVGSEASDEQLATMVRVLHESLAAGGLGFSSSRAPTHNDGDGKPVPSRSATTEELVALAAALRDHPGTTLEFIPTVGAFEDEHMDLMASLSLAANRPLNWNLLAVTSQNPDGAANQLRASDYAAERGARVIALAVADPVEVRLTFLSGFILDALPGWSSTMSLPPAERMKALSDPDERRRLRDGAASPDAGLLRTMANWKTMRIAETFSPDNEGLSGRLVGDIAAERGEDPFDTLVDIVVADELRTGLLLPARGDDPESWRLRTELWRDPRVVIGASDAGAHLDMLATFIYTTSLVGPSVRDRHLLPLEEAVHMITDVPARLYGIRDRGRIAEGCHADIVVFDEDRVAPRPVATRFDLPSGAGRLYAEADGIEHVIVNGTEILGPDGLGGGRPGTLLRSGRDTDTVEVPGGRG from the coding sequence ATGCTGGACTGCAAGATCGCCGGCGCCAGCGTGGTCGACGGGACGGGCTCGCCCCGGCGGCGGGCCGACGTGGGCATCAGGGACGGCATGATCACCGCCGTGGGCGAGGTCGACGAGGGCGCCCGGCGGACCATCGACGCCAGCGGGCTGGTCGTGGCGCCGGGGTTCATCGACATCCACACCCATTACGACGCCCAGCTCTTCTGGGATCCCAGCGCCAGCCCGTCGCCGTACCACGGGGTGACCACGGTCGTCGGTGGGAACTGCGGGTTCAGCATCGCCCCGCTGGCCCCCGAGCACGCCGACTACGTCAGGCGCATGCTGGCGAAGGTCGAGGGCATGCCCATCGAGGCCCTCGAAGCCGGTCTCGACTGGGACTGGCGCTCCTACGGCGACTGGCTGGACCGGCTGGACGGCAGCCTGATGGTGAACGCCGGCTTCCTCGTCGGGCACTCGGCCGTGCGCCGTTCGGTGATGGGCGAGGCGGCCGTCGGGTCCGAGGCTTCCGATGAGCAGCTGGCGACCATGGTCCGCGTCCTCCACGAGTCGCTCGCCGCTGGTGGCCTCGGGTTCTCGTCGTCCCGCGCTCCGACCCACAACGACGGAGACGGCAAGCCCGTGCCCTCCCGGTCGGCGACGACGGAGGAGCTCGTCGCGCTGGCGGCAGCGCTGCGCGACCACCCGGGCACCACGCTCGAGTTCATTCCGACGGTCGGGGCCTTCGAGGACGAGCACATGGACCTCATGGCCTCCCTCTCCCTCGCCGCCAACCGTCCTCTCAACTGGAACCTTCTCGCCGTCACGTCCCAGAATCCCGACGGTGCGGCCAACCAGCTGCGGGCGTCGGACTACGCCGCCGAGCGGGGTGCCAGGGTCATCGCCCTGGCTGTCGCCGACCCGGTGGAGGTGCGCCTCACCTTTCTCTCCGGGTTCATCCTCGATGCCCTGCCGGGCTGGTCATCGACGATGAGCCTGCCGCCAGCCGAGCGGATGAAGGCCCTCAGCGACCCCGACGAGCGTCGTCGACTCCGGGACGGGGCCGCATCTCCCGACGCCGGGCTGCTGCGCACCATGGCCAACTGGAAGACGATGCGCATCGCCGAGACCTTCTCGCCCGACAACGAGGGTCTCTCGGGCCGGCTCGTGGGCGACATCGCCGCCGAGCGCGGCGAGGATCCCTTCGACACGCTCGTCGACATCGTCGTGGCCGACGAGCTGCGAACCGGTCTGCTGCTGCCCGCGCGCGGCGACGACCCCGAGAGCTGGCGCCTGCGCACCGAGCTGTGGCGCGACCCGAGAGTGGTCATCGGGGCGTCCGACGCCGGTGCCCACCTCGACATGCTGGCCACCTTCATCTACACGACGTCGCTCGTCGGGCCGTCGGTCCGGGACCGTCACCTCCTTCCTCTGGAAGAGGCCGTCCACATGATCACCGACGTCCCCGCCCGTCTCTACGGCATCAGGGACCGCGGACGCATCGCCGAGGGGTGCCACGCCGACATCGTCGTCTTCGACGAGGATCGCGTCGCGCCCCGGCCGGTGGCCACCCGGTTCGACCTGCCCAGCGGCGCCGGCCGGCTCTACGCCGAGGCCGACGGCATCGAGCACGTGATCGTGAACGGCACCGAGATCCTGGGCCCGGACGGCCTCGGCGGCGGGCGCCCGGGGACGCTGCTGCGGTCGGGCCGCGACACCGACACGGTGGAGGTGCCGGGCGGCCGTGGCTAG
- a CDS encoding OB-fold domain-containing protein, giving the protein MPVIEGWFTLDEDRPQLLGSRCSSCGARFFPKSPACRNPECGHGELEEVALSRTGRVWSFTDNRYQPPPPYVASDPFEPYAIAAVELADERMVVLGQLVPGADVAALGVGSEMELALGTLYEDDEHEYVVWKWRPTDA; this is encoded by the coding sequence GTGCCGGTCATCGAGGGCTGGTTCACCCTGGACGAGGACCGGCCCCAGCTCCTCGGCAGCCGGTGCTCGTCGTGCGGAGCCCGCTTCTTCCCGAAGTCCCCCGCCTGTCGCAACCCCGAGTGCGGGCACGGCGAGCTCGAGGAGGTAGCGCTGAGCCGCACCGGCCGCGTCTGGTCGTTCACCGACAACCGCTACCAGCCGCCGCCTCCCTACGTCGCTTCCGACCCGTTCGAGCCCTACGCCATCGCCGCCGTCGAGCTTGCCGACGAGCGCATGGTGGTGCTGGGCCAGCTCGTGCCCGGCGCCGACGTGGCCGCGCTCGGTGTGGGGTCCGAGATGGAGCTGGCGCTCGGGACGCTCTACGAGGACGACGAGCACGAGTACGTGGTCTGGAAATGGAGGCCGACGGATGCCTGA
- a CDS encoding lipid-transfer protein, which yields MPDPNRQVAILGVGMHPWGKWGRSFVDYGVSAARAALGDAGLQWTEIQYIAGADTIRNGYPGYVAGATFAQALGWSGTRVSSCYSACASGATAIDIARARILAGLCDVALVIGADTTPKGFFAPVGGDRPDDPDWLRFRLLGATNPTYFGLYARRRMELYGATERDFARVKVKNSRHGAANPNARYHKEVGEDEVLASPVVASPLRLLDICATSDGAAAVVLSSLDFARRRRSRAVKVAAVSTVTPRYPNTVIEMPNFATDSAAGVPPPDLPFRDSIAHAAYEEAGLGPDDLDVAEVYDLSTALELDWYENIGLCKEGEAERLLNDGDTTLGGRIPVNPSGGLACFGEAIPAQAIAQVCELTWQLRGEAGGRQVDGAKAGVTVNQGLFGHGSSVVVVR from the coding sequence ATGCCTGACCCGAACCGGCAGGTGGCGATCCTGGGCGTGGGCATGCACCCATGGGGGAAGTGGGGCCGGAGCTTCGTCGACTACGGCGTGAGCGCCGCCCGTGCCGCGCTGGGCGATGCCGGTCTCCAGTGGACCGAGATCCAGTACATCGCCGGCGCCGACACCATCCGCAACGGCTATCCGGGCTACGTGGCGGGGGCGACCTTCGCCCAGGCGCTCGGATGGTCGGGCACGCGCGTGTCGAGCTGCTACTCGGCCTGCGCCTCGGGGGCGACCGCCATCGACATCGCCCGGGCGAGGATCCTGGCCGGCCTGTGCGACGTCGCCCTCGTCATCGGTGCCGATACCACGCCCAAGGGCTTCTTCGCCCCGGTGGGCGGCGACCGACCCGACGATCCCGACTGGCTCCGCTTCCGCCTGCTGGGGGCGACGAACCCCACCTACTTCGGCCTGTACGCCCGCCGCCGGATGGAGCTCTACGGCGCCACCGAGCGGGACTTCGCCAGGGTCAAGGTCAAGAACAGCCGCCACGGCGCGGCCAACCCGAACGCCCGCTACCACAAGGAGGTGGGCGAGGACGAGGTGCTCGCCTCACCGGTCGTCGCCAGCCCGCTGCGGCTGCTCGACATCTGCGCCACGAGCGACGGGGCCGCGGCCGTGGTGCTGTCGAGCCTGGATTTCGCCCGACGACGGCGGAGCCGGGCGGTGAAGGTCGCGGCCGTCTCCACCGTGACGCCTCGGTACCCGAACACCGTTATCGAGATGCCCAACTTCGCCACGGACTCGGCCGCCGGTGTGCCGCCGCCTGATCTGCCCTTCCGTGACTCGATCGCCCACGCCGCCTACGAGGAGGCGGGGTTGGGTCCCGACGATCTCGACGTGGCCGAGGTCTACGACCTGTCGACCGCCCTGGAGCTCGACTGGTACGAGAACATCGGCCTGTGCAAGGAAGGAGAGGCCGAGCGGCTCCTCAACGACGGTGACACCACCCTGGGCGGCCGGATCCCGGTGAACCCGAGCGGCGGTCTGGCCTGCTTCGGAGAGGCCATCCCCGCCCAGGCCATCGCCCAGGTCTGCGAGCTGACCTGGCAGCTGCGGGGAGAGGCCGGCGGCCGTCAGGTCGACGGGGCCAAGGCGGGCGTGACCGTCAACCAGGGCCTGTTCGGCCACGGATCGTCGGTGGTGGTGGTGAGATGA